The following are encoded in a window of Paenibacillaceae bacterium GAS479 genomic DNA:
- a CDS encoding altronate dehydratase small subunit, with protein MDHSLPAGADAIIMDPRDHVATALRDLVAGESVRYQSAGETGTVVLLEAIAFGHKLAITDIPDGADVRKYGEVIGRSTVAIEAGRHVHVHNIEGIRGRGDQSSTAAAAAAKEGGKA; from the coding sequence ATGGATCATTCTTTACCCGCTGGAGCGGATGCAATCATCATGGATCCGAGGGATCATGTGGCGACCGCGCTAAGGGATTTAGTTGCTGGAGAGAGTGTGCGGTATCAGTCCGCCGGCGAAACGGGCACAGTTGTATTGTTGGAAGCGATTGCATTTGGACATAAACTTGCGATTACAGATATTCCTGACGGAGCTGACGTACGTAAGTACGGAGAAGTGATTGGAAGGTCGACCGTCGCAATTGAGGCTGGCCGACATGTGCATGTGCATAACATCGAAGGAATACGCGGGCGCGGCGACCAGTCCTCAACTGCAGCTGCGGCGGCCGCAAAGGAAGGCGG
- a CDS encoding Predicted membrane protein, producing MKPSNIEDRVEQLEREITELRHQLQRFGHILLQDEGKGRQTSGLAVPGAAEQEQGAYSQRQELGAAVPGAAHRGAAMQPQPGDSQQLSGDSPQAQVTKQGAASSLAPTTWQRLSGDSPQPQAPPAGSSVAPPRPPKQPPQPIDWEHLIGRVWLPRIFVIVLLVGVLWGFLAAVNAGYITPEIRCLLGLVAALVMFAAGVRWMRQKRNALGLVLLGGANGVLVLTLFAAHMLYDFIGAGMAFVLYVAAVVLFAGTALRYRSQALMLAAAVAGTLVPFLVDSSEPNITLLIVYEAMFAAVVLLISWRYAFRITFVASYALLQLPAIAAGIGASSDRERWLVLGALLLHHLLQYGLSLRDDSFASRPERQGLLFASFALNAAWLNDMLEQTEYRWALAALALFYTVTAYMLRSSVGQRVQLYAITATLGWLLLLINVVSDNYLGATLLIQGILALYLGLKLKSWMQQTAGAIIGFIGVALVLKSPIEEAWSGATLSWLVLLAGWTVLYFLLRPIRTKDFPQGPGPVVLWSGAILVLVFLTQLTLALAQSLEPDSRSLLLSAVWVTYAVVLIAVGMFWRQVKVRMAGIVLLLLTLLKVIFIDLPGVSTAVRAILFIGLGAIGILVSRFLYRKQKD from the coding sequence GTGAAGCCAAGCAATATAGAGGATCGAGTTGAACAATTAGAACGAGAAATTACTGAATTGCGCCATCAGCTTCAGCGGTTTGGACATATTTTGCTGCAAGATGAAGGGAAAGGACGGCAAACCAGCGGCTTAGCTGTGCCTGGAGCGGCCGAGCAGGAGCAAGGAGCCTATTCCCAAAGACAGGAACTCGGCGCTGCCGTGCCGGGGGCTGCCCATCGAGGAGCCGCGATGCAGCCACAGCCGGGCGACTCGCAGCAGCTGTCGGGCGACTCGCCGCAGGCGCAGGTCACCAAGCAAGGAGCCGCGTCGTCCCTAGCGCCGACGACATGGCAGCGGCTGTCGGGAGACTCACCACAGCCGCAGGCACCACCGGCGGGCTCGTCAGTCGCTCCTCCGAGGCCGCCGAAACAACCGCCGCAGCCGATCGATTGGGAGCATCTAATCGGCCGGGTATGGTTGCCCCGCATCTTCGTTATCGTGCTGCTAGTTGGCGTATTATGGGGATTCCTCGCTGCCGTGAACGCCGGTTATATTACACCGGAGATTCGCTGCCTACTGGGATTGGTTGCTGCGCTCGTCATGTTCGCAGCAGGTGTGCGCTGGATGCGCCAAAAGCGTAACGCGCTTGGTCTAGTACTGCTAGGTGGCGCGAATGGTGTGCTTGTGCTGACGCTGTTTGCAGCGCATATGCTTTACGATTTTATCGGTGCCGGCATGGCCTTCGTGTTATATGTCGCCGCGGTTGTGTTATTCGCAGGGACCGCACTGCGCTATCGTTCACAAGCACTTATGCTGGCGGCCGCAGTTGCCGGGACGCTGGTTCCTTTTCTGGTCGATTCCAGCGAACCCAATATAACGCTCCTTATCGTTTATGAAGCGATGTTCGCCGCCGTTGTGCTGCTTATCAGCTGGCGCTACGCTTTCCGGATCACTTTTGTCGCCTCCTATGCACTATTACAGTTGCCCGCAATTGCAGCCGGCATCGGAGCTAGCTCGGATCGTGAGCGTTGGCTTGTTCTCGGGGCTCTGCTGCTTCATCACCTGCTGCAGTATGGACTGTCACTAAGGGATGATTCCTTTGCCTCACGGCCGGAGCGGCAAGGGCTGCTGTTTGCATCTTTTGCACTTAATGCCGCGTGGTTGAATGATATGTTAGAGCAGACCGAGTACCGCTGGGCGTTGGCGGCTCTCGCTTTGTTCTATACGGTAACGGCTTACATGCTTCGCTCAAGTGTCGGACAGAGAGTGCAGCTGTATGCGATAACCGCTACGCTTGGTTGGTTACTACTGCTCATCAATGTAGTTTCCGATAATTACCTCGGAGCGACGCTGCTCATTCAAGGCATTCTGGCGTTATATCTTGGCCTGAAGCTCAAATCATGGATGCAACAGACAGCCGGAGCTATTATCGGTTTTATCGGAGTTGCGCTTGTGCTAAAATCGCCGATTGAAGAAGCTTGGTCCGGCGCAACGCTATCTTGGCTAGTCCTTCTTGCGGGGTGGACGGTGTTATACTTCCTCTTGCGGCCGATCCGTACGAAGGATTTCCCCCAGGGTCCGGGACCAGTTGTACTTTGGAGCGGAGCCATTCTTGTACTTGTTTTCCTGACGCAGCTCACGCTTGCGCTCGCACAGTCTCTGGAGCCGGACAGCCGCTCGCTCCTGCTTTCGGCCGTATGGGTAACCTACGCCGTTGTCCTGATCGCAGTCGGAATGTTTTGGCGGCAGGTTAAGGTGCGCATGGCGGGAATTGTGCTGTTGCTTCTGACGTTGCTCAAGGTAATCTTTATTGATTTGCCGGGTGTTTCCACAGCGGTCAGAGCCATCTTGTTCATCGGTCTCGGAGCTATCGGCATTCTGGTTTCTCGATTCCTCTATCGCAAGCAGAAGGATTAG
- a CDS encoding AraC family transcriptional regulator, regulatory protein of adaptative response / methylphosphotriester-DNA alkyltransferase methyltransferase, translating into MSMMRSISEEAVAWGAPTDEQWRAVCNCDNEADGSFWYAVKTTGIFCRPSCKSRTPKRDHTAVFGSPSEALKAGFRACKRCQPDAAMQPSEAWIDGLIRYIRVHLQEDLSLAALAEVGCSSPWHLHRSFKRQTGLTPQQFVRRERMRLATELLSRSDAPVADIGRQVAMPGAAHFIAMFRRELGCTPAEYRKQIKAIQAGKEKIADE; encoded by the coding sequence GTGAGCATGATGCGGAGTATTTCCGAAGAAGCTGTTGCATGGGGCGCTCCAACGGACGAGCAATGGAGGGCTGTTTGCAACTGCGATAATGAAGCGGACGGCAGCTTTTGGTATGCGGTAAAGACAACCGGTATTTTTTGCCGTCCTTCCTGTAAATCCCGAACGCCGAAGCGTGATCATACGGCCGTGTTCGGTTCGCCGTCAGAAGCGCTGAAGGCTGGATTCCGTGCCTGTAAAAGATGCCAGCCGGATGCAGCTATGCAGCCGTCAGAAGCATGGATCGATGGCCTGATTCGCTATATCCGAGTACATCTACAGGAGGATCTGTCGCTCGCCGCACTCGCGGAAGTGGGATGCAGCTCACCTTGGCATCTACATCGTAGCTTCAAGCGGCAGACCGGGCTTACGCCGCAGCAGTTCGTCAGGCGGGAGCGAATGCGGCTCGCGACCGAGCTATTATCCAGGAGTGATGCTCCCGTTGCTGATATCGGGCGACAGGTCGCGATGCCGGGAGCGGCGCATTTTATTGCGATGTTCAGAAGAGAGCTCGGCTGCACGCCAGCGGAATACCGCAAGCAGATTAAAGCTATTCAAGCAGGTAAGGAGAAGATAGCAGATGAGTGA
- a CDS encoding transcriptional regulator, LacI family, giving the protein MITIYDIARVAGVSAMTVSRVINNTGRVSDKTRRRVRQVMEELHYVPNSNARSLVLQKTNILSLLITDIANPFYTTLARGAEDTAKRLGYRLLFGNSDEDYAKEKDYVEMILSTRVDGVLFAPAGDGSVAHLRQLEKHRIPFVLLDRDVPGIQADRIIGESREGARRLVEHLLHLGHSRIALINGSEDVSTARERHTGYREALKLNDLPYDEELVLHLNYREGAEKESLERLLALDKPPTAIFAANNIIALSVIQSLRGFGLSVPEDLSVVCFDDLGLASVLNPFLTVAAQPAYQFGALGMERLVDLIENGDSGGPRTIILPSELIVRSSSRKLEP; this is encoded by the coding sequence ATGATTACAATCTATGATATAGCGCGCGTGGCTGGAGTATCCGCGATGACCGTCTCTCGCGTTATCAATAACACCGGCCGAGTCAGCGACAAGACCCGCCGTCGTGTCCGCCAGGTGATGGAAGAGTTACACTACGTGCCCAACTCCAATGCTCGAAGCCTGGTGCTGCAAAAAACAAATATTCTATCCCTGCTCATTACCGATATTGCCAACCCCTTTTATACAACGCTTGCCCGGGGCGCAGAGGATACGGCCAAACGACTGGGTTATCGGCTGCTGTTCGGCAACAGCGATGAGGATTACGCCAAAGAGAAAGATTACGTAGAGATGATTTTATCCACGAGGGTGGATGGCGTGCTGTTCGCTCCGGCCGGAGACGGCTCTGTAGCCCATCTGCGACAGCTGGAAAAACATCGCATTCCATTTGTGCTGCTGGACCGCGATGTGCCCGGCATCCAGGCCGACCGGATTATCGGAGAAAGCCGAGAGGGCGCACGCAGACTCGTGGAACATCTGCTCCATCTAGGGCATTCGCGCATTGCTTTAATCAATGGCTCGGAGGACGTGTCCACCGCCCGCGAACGCCATACCGGATACAGGGAAGCGTTGAAGCTAAACGATTTGCCGTATGACGAGGAGCTTGTCCTGCATCTAAATTACCGGGAAGGCGCCGAAAAGGAATCGTTGGAGCGGCTGCTCGCGCTGGACAAGCCGCCTACCGCTATTTTCGCCGCCAACAACATCATCGCTCTCAGCGTGATTCAGTCACTTCGCGGTTTTGGCCTATCCGTTCCGGAAGATTTATCGGTCGTCTGCTTCGATGACCTGGGCCTCGCGTCCGTCCTAAATCCTTTCCTTACGGTAGCGGCGCAACCGGCTTACCAGTTCGGCGCACTCGGCATGGAAAGGCTCGTCGATCTGATTGAAAACGGCGACAGCGGCGGTCCGCGCACGATTATTTTGCCTTCCGAGCTGATTGTCCGTTCTTCCAGCCGCAAGCTGGAACCTTAA
- a CDS encoding MFS transporter, YQGE family, putative transporter (manually curated), translating into MGSRQWWRRQERAVLPPERRLGKNAIISLNIHACFQFGSSMSGLFLNLYLWRLTQDLIINGLYNILVFGIAPAAFAAGGWLAKRKDRMVTYRLGILMNALFYLLVVVAQENVAEYYVLFALLNGIASGFYWVGYLVLQYDVSTETNRIRYLAINMIAFNAAGLAGPALAGFVIQSSEGLRGYILIFSLAFVMFLIAATVSFRIPLQPARHRTFYLKLMGLLMSKNRRWLHGLYSFFIFGLFQGIMLFLPNILLFLTLGREDWVGYFGVFFSALIVATGYVLSRKAKKENARKYLLISSTGIMLGSSLLLIEVSLWSVVLFMMLFSVFNPLAMNTLTSYYYRLIGTLPLKGELRVESVIMRELFLNGGRIVSISILLLFAGSLQPAGIAIVLLVLAGMQFLLLRLVREDLPASQ; encoded by the coding sequence ATGGGATCAAGGCAATGGTGGAGGCGGCAAGAGAGGGCGGTTCTTCCGCCGGAAAGAAGGCTAGGGAAAAACGCGATTATCTCGTTGAATATCCACGCTTGTTTTCAATTTGGATCTTCGATGTCGGGCTTGTTCCTGAACCTTTACCTGTGGCGGCTAACCCAGGATCTGATCATCAACGGATTGTACAACATTCTGGTATTCGGAATTGCTCCAGCCGCCTTTGCGGCGGGAGGCTGGCTGGCTAAACGAAAGGACCGCATGGTTACATATCGGCTCGGCATTCTGATGAACGCGCTGTTTTATTTACTCGTTGTTGTGGCTCAGGAAAACGTGGCTGAATATTACGTATTATTCGCTTTGCTGAACGGGATTGCTTCGGGCTTCTACTGGGTCGGATATTTGGTACTGCAATACGATGTTTCTACCGAGACGAATCGGATTCGTTATCTTGCGATCAATATGATTGCGTTTAACGCGGCCGGCTTGGCGGGTCCGGCGCTTGCTGGCTTTGTTATCCAGAGCAGCGAGGGGCTGCGGGGATATATTCTCATATTCTCCCTAGCATTTGTTATGTTCCTTATTGCCGCCACCGTCAGCTTCCGCATTCCACTCCAGCCGGCCCGGCACCGAACCTTTTACTTAAAGCTGATGGGACTGCTTATGAGTAAGAATCGCCGCTGGCTACACGGTTTGTACAGCTTTTTCATATTTGGCCTTTTCCAAGGCATTATGCTGTTTTTGCCTAACATATTGCTGTTCCTTACGCTGGGCCGCGAGGACTGGGTTGGCTACTTCGGTGTATTTTTCTCCGCTTTGATAGTCGCCACGGGTTATGTGCTCTCCCGCAAGGCTAAAAAAGAAAACGCTCGAAAGTATCTGCTCATATCTTCAACCGGCATTATGCTAGGTTCGTCGCTACTGCTAATAGAGGTCAGCTTATGGTCCGTAGTTCTTTTCATGATGCTGTTCTCAGTATTCAATCCGCTTGCGATGAATACGCTCACTTCCTACTATTATCGACTAATTGGGACGCTGCCGCTTAAAGGGGAACTGCGGGTGGAATCGGTCATTATGCGGGAGTTGTTCCTGAACGGCGGTCGTATCGTATCGATTTCGATTTTGCTGCTGTTCGCCGGAAGTTTACAGCCTGCAGGCATCGCTATCGTGCTGCTTGTATTGGCAGGAATGCAGTTTTTACTGCTGAGACTGGTACGTGAGGATCTGCCGGCTTCGCAATGA
- a CDS encoding protein SanA, affects membrane permeability for vancomycin, whose product MKFVFTKRFLIIVVASLFLWFIIHTTLVIIDGLNDELQPVDVAVVLGNKVEINGQPSERLKARLDKSVELYNGGYFTFIIVSGGIGKEGFDEAKVMKSYLINKGIPEEKIKEDNNGLNSYMTAQNTSKIMSELNLDSVMVITQYFHVSRTKLAFRILNNREVYAAHARIFEFRDIYSIIREFPAYYKYLFKYSDLRWSIN is encoded by the coding sequence TTGAAATTTGTTTTCACTAAAAGATTTTTAATAATAGTAGTAGCAAGTCTTTTCCTCTGGTTTATCATTCACACTACTTTGGTGATAATAGATGGGTTAAATGATGAATTGCAACCCGTTGACGTAGCTGTAGTATTAGGAAACAAAGTAGAAATTAATGGACAGCCATCTGAACGGTTAAAAGCAAGATTAGATAAATCTGTAGAACTTTATAATGGGGGCTATTTTACTTTTATCATTGTAAGTGGTGGTATTGGTAAGGAAGGTTTTGATGAGGCAAAGGTTATGAAATCTTACTTAATAAATAAAGGGATACCGGAAGAAAAAATTAAAGAGGATAACAATGGGCTCAACTCGTATATGACCGCCCAAAATACCAGCAAGATTATGAGTGAATTAAATTTAGACTCCGTTATGGTTATTACTCAATATTTTCATGTATCTAGGACCAAATTAGCGTTTAGAATATTAAATAATAGAGAAGTGTATGCAGCTCATGCCAGAATCTTTGAGTTTAGAGATATCTACTCAATAATACGAGAATTCCCAGCCTATTATAAATATCTTTTTAAATACTCTGATTTGCGCTGGTCTATCAACTAA
- a CDS encoding large conductance mechanosensitive channel, translating into MWKDFKAFAMKGNIMELAIAVIIGAAFGKMVTSLVNDIITPLVGMLLGGVNVSGLTFEFGETVLKYGMFLQAIIDFFIITFSIFMFIRLLSKLKRKEQVEEDGQAKEEIVLTGEEKLLIEIRDLLKDQARRN; encoded by the coding sequence ATGTGGAAGGATTTTAAGGCCTTCGCTATGAAGGGCAACATTATGGAGCTTGCGATCGCGGTCATTATCGGCGCGGCGTTCGGCAAGATGGTCACTTCGCTCGTTAATGACATCATCACCCCACTTGTGGGCATGCTGCTCGGCGGTGTTAATGTTTCGGGACTGACATTCGAATTTGGCGAAACCGTCCTGAAGTACGGGATGTTTTTGCAGGCGATTATCGATTTCTTCATTATTACGTTCTCTATCTTCATGTTCATCAGGCTGTTGAGCAAGCTTAAGCGCAAGGAGCAGGTGGAGGAAGATGGCCAGGCAAAAGAAGAGATAGTGCTGACTGGCGAGGAGAAGCTGTTGATTGAGATCAGGGATCTACTCAAGGATCAGGCACGGCGGAATTAG
- a CDS encoding methylated-DNA-[protein]-cysteine S-methyltransferase — MSETIENQSIDTVVPQAQDTSRLAETQEKLYWSKLGDEDWQLYLAADEDGFAFCGSLNGPFQELTEWAAARRPGAALERSDQQLQPYADELAQYFAGRRSTFDMPLSLRGTPFQMVVWKALQAIPYGETRSYADIADAIGRPSAARAVGAAIGANPVLMPVPCHRVVGKSGALTGYRGGMEMKQRLLTLEQGELTQ; from the coding sequence ATGAGTGAAACTATAGAAAATCAGTCAATTGACACAGTAGTTCCTCAAGCGCAGGACACATCGAGGCTTGCTGAAACGCAAGAGAAGCTGTATTGGAGCAAGCTCGGGGATGAAGATTGGCAGCTCTACCTGGCGGCCGATGAGGACGGTTTCGCCTTTTGCGGCTCGTTGAACGGCCCCTTCCAAGAGCTTACCGAATGGGCTGCAGCACGGCGTCCAGGAGCAGCTCTGGAGCGCTCGGACCAACAGCTTCAGCCTTATGCGGACGAGCTGGCCCAATATTTTGCAGGCCGCCGCTCTACCTTTGATATGCCGCTCTCACTGCGCGGAACGCCTTTTCAGATGGTAGTGTGGAAGGCTCTGCAAGCAATTCCGTACGGCGAGACGAGATCTTATGCGGATATTGCAGATGCGATTGGCAGACCATCCGCCGCCCGGGCAGTCGGAGCCGCAATCGGCGCGAATCCTGTGCTCATGCCTGTCCCCTGCCACCGTGTTGTTGGCAAAAGCGGCGCATTGACCGGCTATCGTGGCGGCATGGAGATGAAGCAGCGGCTGTTAACTCTTGAGCAGGGCGAGCTTACACAATAG
- a CDS encoding Cu+-exporting ATPase, protein MSENIKEGSAAERQKSVLQLTGMTCAACASRIEKGLGKIDGVSSASVNFATEQASVIYDPAKVNRDTLEEKIEKLGYGTVHETIQFQLEGMTCAACAARIEKGLSRMPGVASATVNFAMETARVDYLPGEVSVADLQQKVAKLGYKALLKDSGGGEQDRKQKELHRQKLRLIVSALLSLPLLYTMVAHFSFLSWLPLPELLMNPWVQLALATPVQFYIGAAFYRGAFNALRSGSANMDVLIALGTSAAYFYSLYLTLDWYSNVGGMHYEGLALYYETSAILITLVVMGKLLESRAKGRTSEAIKSLMGLQAKTALVLRDGNEMALPLEEVVSGDRVRVRPGEKVPVDGIVEEGSSSIDESMLTGESLPVTKRAGDAVTGATLNKNGSLLIRATRVGKDSVLAQIIKVVEQAQGSKAPIQRFADRISGIFVPIVVSAALVAALIWYFLVAPGDFAQALEISIAVLVIACPCALGLATPTSIMAGSGRGAELGILFKGGEHLERTHKIDTIILDKTGTVTVGKPQLTDVIAITARSELLRLAGGAEKRSEHPLAEAIVEGIRRELQDLPEPATFEALPGYGIQAEVDGRNVWIGNRRLMEREGVEVTQALRSMEQLEAEGKTAMLVAIDGRYAGMLAVADTIRPSSAEAVNRLKKMGLRVLMITGDNRRTAEAIAAQAGISEVLAEVLPEGKAAEVRKLQQQGRLVAMVGDGINDAPALASADIGMAVGTGTDVAMEAADVTLMRGELTSISDAIHMSRLTMTNIRQNLFWALGYNSLGIPIAAAGLLEPWVAGAAMALSSVSVVINSLRLQRVKSSLS, encoded by the coding sequence ATGAGCGAGAACATAAAGGAAGGTTCGGCCGCCGAGAGGCAGAAGTCGGTGTTGCAGCTTACCGGAATGACCTGTGCTGCCTGCGCCAGCCGCATCGAGAAGGGGTTAGGCAAAATAGACGGTGTGTCGTCTGCCAGCGTCAATTTTGCGACTGAGCAGGCCAGCGTCATTTATGATCCAGCCAAGGTGAATCGCGACACGTTAGAGGAGAAGATTGAAAAGCTCGGTTATGGAACCGTGCATGAGACGATACAGTTTCAGCTTGAGGGGATGACTTGCGCGGCCTGCGCCGCTCGCATCGAGAAGGGGCTTTCACGTATGCCCGGCGTCGCTTCGGCGACGGTCAATTTTGCGATGGAGACAGCTCGGGTAGACTATTTGCCAGGAGAGGTCAGCGTTGCCGATCTGCAGCAGAAGGTAGCCAAATTGGGTTACAAGGCGCTGCTTAAGGATAGCGGTGGCGGGGAGCAGGATCGCAAACAGAAGGAGCTCCACCGTCAAAAGCTGCGGTTGATTGTATCCGCGCTGCTGTCGCTGCCACTTCTGTATACAATGGTGGCACATTTCAGCTTCCTGTCGTGGCTTCCCCTGCCTGAGCTGCTCATGAATCCTTGGGTTCAGCTGGCGTTGGCAACGCCGGTGCAGTTTTACATTGGGGCGGCTTTTTACCGGGGAGCGTTCAATGCACTGCGTAGTGGGAGCGCGAATATGGATGTACTCATCGCTCTCGGAACTTCAGCAGCCTACTTCTACAGCCTATATTTAACGCTGGATTGGTATAGCAATGTTGGCGGCATGCATTACGAGGGGTTGGCGCTCTATTACGAGACAAGCGCTATTCTTATCACACTCGTTGTCATGGGCAAGCTGTTGGAATCACGCGCTAAGGGCCGCACATCGGAAGCGATCAAGTCACTCATGGGCTTGCAGGCGAAAACTGCGCTTGTACTGCGCGATGGCAACGAGATGGCTTTACCGCTGGAGGAGGTTGTGTCTGGAGATCGGGTACGGGTGCGACCTGGCGAAAAGGTTCCCGTCGACGGCATTGTAGAGGAGGGAAGCTCCTCCATCGACGAGTCCATGTTAACCGGCGAGAGCTTGCCTGTCACGAAGAGGGCGGGAGACGCCGTTACTGGGGCAACGCTCAACAAAAATGGCTCTTTGCTCATCCGCGCGACCCGCGTCGGCAAGGATTCTGTGCTTGCCCAGATCATCAAGGTTGTTGAGCAAGCGCAAGGATCTAAAGCTCCGATCCAGCGATTCGCAGATCGTATCTCGGGCATTTTTGTTCCGATTGTTGTCTCGGCGGCGCTTGTTGCGGCACTCATCTGGTATTTTTTAGTGGCTCCTGGCGACTTTGCTCAGGCACTGGAAATTAGCATCGCGGTGCTCGTCATCGCTTGTCCTTGCGCACTTGGTCTGGCAACACCGACTTCGATCATGGCGGGTTCAGGCCGGGGGGCTGAGCTCGGTATCCTGTTCAAGGGCGGCGAACATCTGGAGCGTACGCATAAAATCGACACCATCATCCTGGACAAAACAGGAACTGTCACCGTAGGCAAACCGCAACTGACGGATGTCATTGCGATTACGGCCCGAAGCGAACTGCTGCGGCTGGCTGGCGGTGCCGAAAAGCGTTCGGAGCATCCGCTCGCCGAAGCAATTGTAGAAGGGATTCGGCGGGAGCTACAGGATTTGCCAGAGCCGGCAACTTTTGAAGCTTTGCCGGGATATGGCATTCAAGCAGAGGTTGATGGGCGTAATGTGTGGATTGGCAATCGCCGTCTGATGGAGCGGGAAGGCGTGGAAGTCACACAGGCGCTGCGCAGCATGGAGCAGCTTGAAGCAGAAGGCAAGACGGCTATGCTCGTCGCGATCGACGGCCGTTACGCCGGCATGCTCGCTGTAGCGGATACGATCAGGCCGAGCTCTGCCGAAGCGGTAAACCGTCTAAAGAAAATGGGGCTGCGCGTCCTCATGATTACCGGGGATAACCGGCGCACGGCGGAAGCCATCGCGGCGCAAGCTGGAATTTCCGAAGTGTTGGCCGAAGTGCTGCCTGAAGGCAAGGCCGCGGAGGTGCGCAAGCTGCAGCAGCAGGGACGGCTTGTCGCAATGGTCGGCGATGGTATTAATGACGCGCCCGCACTGGCGAGCGCCGATATTGGCATGGCGGTCGGAACCGGCACGGATGTCGCTATGGAGGCTGCGGATGTGACGCTGATGCGCGGTGAGCTGACCAGTATTTCCGATGCGATCCATATGAGCCGATTGACGATGACGAACATACGTCAGAACCTGTTCTGGGCGCTTGGCTATAACTCCTTGGGTATTCCGATCGCAGCGGCAGGGCTGCTTGAGCCTTGGGTAGCGGGAGCGGCGATGGCGCTCAGCTCCGTTTCGGTCGTAATTAATTCGCTGCGGTTGCAGCGGGTCAAAAGCAGTTTGAGCTAG
- a CDS encoding NlpC/P60 family protein, with translation MKKAFLSFVALIMLLTFSTSAFASTPDLDSAIKKVIGTPYKYGGTTTAGFDCSGFVRHIFNQFDVKLPRTSKTQAKIGTKVDKSDLRPGDLVFFNTSGKGISHAGIYVGDGKFAHASSKGVRYTELSDSYYAKRYVTARRVVTGEDYMAMVGEEDEGEDVAGE, from the coding sequence GTGAAGAAAGCATTCCTGTCTTTTGTAGCTCTTATAATGCTTCTTACGTTCAGCACCAGCGCTTTTGCAAGTACGCCTGATCTCGACAGCGCAATCAAGAAAGTAATTGGAACACCTTACAAATACGGCGGCACGACTACAGCAGGTTTCGACTGTTCCGGTTTTGTCCGTCACATTTTCAACCAGTTTGACGTTAAGCTCCCACGTACTTCCAAGACGCAAGCGAAGATCGGTACGAAAGTGGACAAGTCCGACCTACGCCCTGGCGATCTGGTATTTTTTAATACAAGTGGGAAAGGCATCTCCCATGCGGGAATTTACGTAGGCGACGGCAAATTCGCTCACGCTTCCAGCAAAGGCGTTCGTTACACGGAGCTTTCGGATTCCTACTACGCCAAACGTTATGTAACTGCTCGTCGCGTTGTGACGGGAGAAGACTACATGGCTATGGTTGGTGAAGAAGACGAAGGTGAAGATGTAGCTGGAGAATAA
- a CDS encoding carbon dioxide concentrating mechanism protein CcmM: MVKKGTKNSRKLNSTDKQPIGPFNTYTRFLSKNPRTTLTPIQTYPKISKTAFVGPYSTIVGDVTLSDKVLVADTATLRADSGGPIFIGANSSISSGGILNGEMELTFKGKPYSIFVGQKTVISHGAIVNGATVIGDGVVIGAQCAVYYSIIGDGCFISTGTTVRNVTIAPNRFVPHGATVLTQEEADALGEVPQEFIDRYQVLYTTSQKLRVGYIRLFAKGRRSKLS, from the coding sequence GTGGTGAAAAAAGGAACGAAAAATTCCCGCAAGTTGAACTCAACCGACAAACAGCCAATAGGGCCATTCAACACGTATACGAGATTCTTAAGCAAGAATCCTAGAACGACATTAACGCCCATTCAAACCTATCCCAAAATCAGCAAAACCGCTTTTGTAGGTCCTTATTCGACCATAGTTGGAGATGTTACGCTCAGTGATAAAGTACTGGTCGCTGATACTGCGACGCTCCGCGCAGACTCGGGAGGCCCGATATTTATCGGCGCGAATTCAAGCATTTCCTCAGGCGGGATTTTGAACGGAGAAATGGAGCTTACGTTTAAAGGTAAACCGTATTCGATCTTTGTTGGCCAAAAAACAGTTATTTCGCATGGGGCTATTGTAAACGGGGCTACCGTAATCGGAGATGGCGTCGTGATCGGAGCACAATGCGCAGTCTATTATTCCATCATAGGCGACGGTTGCTTTATCTCGACGGGCACGACCGTTCGGAATGTAACTATAGCGCCAAACCGGTTCGTGCCGCATGGAGCAACGGTCCTTACACAAGAAGAAGCGGATGCTCTTGGAGAAGTTCCGCAGGAGTTCATTGACCGGTATCAAGTGTTGTATACGACGAGCCAAAAGCTGCGGGTAGGCTACATCCGTTTGTTCGCTAAAGGACGCCGCTCGAAACTCTCCTGA